One Ricinus communis isolate WT05 ecotype wild-type chromosome 1, ASM1957865v1, whole genome shotgun sequence DNA window includes the following coding sequences:
- the LOC8287208 gene encoding serine/threonine-protein phosphatase BSL1 isoform X2 codes for MDTNATCWRTTVPQGCARGSCSWYYGCLSGPAGHSTDDLYVLDLTNDKFKWHRVVVQGQGPGPRYGHVMDLVAQRFLVTVSGNDGKRVLSDAWALDTAQKPYAWQRLNPEGDRPTARMYATASARSDGMFLLCGGRDSSGMALGDAYGLLMHRNGQWEWTLAPGVSPSQRYQHAAVFVGARLHVTGGVLKGGRSVESEAAVAVLDTAAGVWLDKNGLVTSPKTSKGHVEYDSSLEQMRRCRHAAASVGVRIYVYGGLRGDVLLDDFLVAENSQFQSDINSSVLTSERASTITSARINHSSLNPYDTITDGGLEFPSSGGISMDKNSMEKLREASAAEAEVANAVWQAAQAASTNSAEETSASDDNSQAAEATSDGSDTEADVRLHSRAVVVAKEAVGSLGGLVRQLSLDQFENESRRMIPMNTDTPYPARKFARQKSPQGLHKKIISTLLRPRNWKAPANRRFFLDSYEVGELCYAAEQIFMHEPTVLQLKAPVKVFGDLHGQFGDLMRLFDEYGFPSTAGDITYIDYLFLGDYVDRGQHSLETITLLLALKIEYPENVHLIRGNHEAADINALFGFRLECIERMGESDGIWAWTRFNQLFNFLPLAALIEKKIICMHGGIGRSIHSVEQIEKIERPITMDAGSIILMDLLWSDPTENDSIEGLRPNARGPGLVTFGPDRVTDFCKKNKLQLIIRAHECVMDGFERFAQGQLITLFSATNYCGTANNAGAILVVGRGLVVVPKLIHPLPPPLQSPETSPERVMDDTWMQELNIQRPPTPTRGRPQPDLDRSSLAYI; via the exons ATGGACACG AATGCGACCTGCTGGAGAACCACCGTCCCCCAGGGCTGCGCACGCGGCAGCTGCAGTTGGTACTATGGTTGTCTTTCAG GTCCTGCTGGGCATTCTACTGATGATCTCTATGTGCTGGATTTGACcaatgataaatttaaatggCACCG AGTGGTAGTTCAAGGACAAGGTCCTGGGCCTCGTTATGGTCATGTAATGGACTTGGTTGCACAGCGATTCCTAGTAACCGTCAGTGGCAACGACG GGAAAAGAGTTCTATCTGATGCATGGGCTTTGGATACTGCCCAGAAGCCATATGCATGGCAGCGATTAAATCCTGAAGGCGATAGACCTACTGCTAGAAT GTATGCAACAGCTAGTGCCCGTTCAGATGGCATGTTCTTGCTTTGTGGTGGAAGAGACTCCTCTGGCATG GCACTCGGTGATGCTTATGGGCTTTTAATGCATAGAAATGGTCAGTGGGAGTGGACTCTAGCACCTGGGGTATCTCCTTCACAGAGGTATCAGCATGCTGCG GTTTTTGTTGGTGCGCGATTACACGTTACAGGAGGTGTCCTGAAAGGGGGGCGTTCCGTAGAAAGTGAAGCAGCTGTTGCAG TGTTGGACACTGCTGCTGGAGTCTGGCTGGATAAAAATGGGCTTGTAACTTCACCAAAAACTAGCAAGGGTCATGTTGAATATGATTCTTCTTTGGAGCAAATGCGTCGTTGTCGTCATGCAGCTGCTTCTGTTGGTGTTCGCATATATGTTTATGGCGGTCTAAGAGGAG ATGTGCTGCTAGATGATTTTCTGGTTGCAGAAAATTCACAATTTCAGTCAGACATTAACTCTTCTGTATTAACATCCGAGAGAGCCTCAACTATAACAAGTGCCAGAATAAATCATTCTAGTTTAAATCCTTATGATACAATTACAGATGGTGGACTAGAGTTCCCTTCATCTGGTGGTATCAG CATGGACAAAAATTCAATGGAGAAACTTAGGGAGGCTTCTGCTGCTGAAGCTGAGGTAGCTAATGCTGTCTGGCAAGCTGCTCAAGCAGCATCTACCAATTCTGCTGAAGAAACATCTGCATCTGACGACAACTCACAAGCTGCAGAAGCAACTTCAGATGGCAGTGACACTGAGGCTGACGTTCGCCTTCATTCTAGAGCT GTTGTGGTTGCTAAAGAGGCTGTCGGGAGCCTTGGTGGGCTGGTTAGGCAGTTGTCGCTAGACCAGTTTGAAAATGAAAGCAGACGAATGATTCCTATGAATACAGACACGCCATATCCTGCGAGAAAGTTCGCTAGGCAAAAGTCTCCTCAGGGCTTGCATAAGAAG ATTATTTCTACATTGCTTAGACCTCGGAATTGGAAAGCTCCTGCTAACAGGAGATTCTTCCTGGATTCTTACGAAGTTGGCGAGCTATGTTATGCTGCTGAACAGATCTTCATGCATGAGCCCACTGTTCTTCAATTGAAAGCTCCGGTTAAAGTTTTTGGTGATCTTCATGGGCAGTTTGGTGATTTGATGCGTCTGTTTGATGAATATGGATTTCCTTCCACTGCAGGAGATATTAC CTACATTGACTACTTATTTTTGGGAGACTATGTTGATCGAGGGCAGCACAGTTTGGAAACtataactttgcttctagctCTGAAG ATTGAATACCCTGAGAATGTTCATCTGATCCGTGGCAACCATGAAGCTGCTGACATAAATGCTCTCTTTGGGTTTCGTCTTGAATGCATTGAGAGAATG GGGGAGAGCGATGGTATATGGGCATGGACACGTTTCAATCAACTTTTCAACTTTCTCCCACTTGCTGCACTTAtcgaaaagaaaataatttgtatGCACGGTGGCATAGGAAGATCTATTCACTCGGTGGAGCAGATAGAGAAGATAGAAAGGCCCATAACGATGGATGCTGGATCTATAATTCTAATGGATTTATTATG GTCTGATCCAACAGAAAATGATAGCATAGAGGGTTTGAGACCAAATGCTAGAGGGCCTGGTCTTGTCACTtttggg CCTGATCGTGTTACAGACTTCTGTAAAAAGAATAAGTTACAGCTGATTATTAGAGCGCATGAATGTGTTATGGATGGGTTCGAACGGTTTGCTCAAGGTCAATTGATAACCCTTTTCTCAGCAACCAACTATTGTG GAACTGCAAACAATGCTGGAGCTATACTAGTGGTTGGCAGGGGTTTGGTGGTGGTCCCGAAATTGATTCATCCCTTGCCACCACCTCTTCAGTCACCTGAGACATCTCCAGAACGTGTCATGGATGATACGTGGATGCAG GAGCTTAACATCCAAAGACCGCCAACTCCAACACGGGGTCGGCCACAACCTGACCTTGACCGGAGCTCACTTGCATATATATGA
- the LOC8287208 gene encoding serine/threonine-protein phosphatase BSL1 isoform X1 produces the protein MGSKPWLHPAPTYRPLETYWDTDEDAPGPRCGHTLTAVAATNTHGPRLILFGGATAIEGGGSSSAPGIRLAGVTNSVHSYDVLTRKWTRMRPAGEPPSPRAAHAAAAVGTMVVFQGGIGPAGHSTDDLYVLDLTNDKFKWHRVVVQGQGPGPRYGHVMDLVAQRFLVTVSGNDGKRVLSDAWALDTAQKPYAWQRLNPEGDRPTARMYATASARSDGMFLLCGGRDSSGMALGDAYGLLMHRNGQWEWTLAPGVSPSQRYQHAAVFVGARLHVTGGVLKGGRSVESEAAVAVLDTAAGVWLDKNGLVTSPKTSKGHVEYDSSLEQMRRCRHAAASVGVRIYVYGGLRGDVLLDDFLVAENSQFQSDINSSVLTSERASTITSARINHSSLNPYDTITDGGLEFPSSGGISMDKNSMEKLREASAAEAEVANAVWQAAQAASTNSAEETSASDDNSQAAEATSDGSDTEADVRLHSRAVVVAKEAVGSLGGLVRQLSLDQFENESRRMIPMNTDTPYPARKFARQKSPQGLHKKIISTLLRPRNWKAPANRRFFLDSYEVGELCYAAEQIFMHEPTVLQLKAPVKVFGDLHGQFGDLMRLFDEYGFPSTAGDITYIDYLFLGDYVDRGQHSLETITLLLALKIEYPENVHLIRGNHEAADINALFGFRLECIERMGESDGIWAWTRFNQLFNFLPLAALIEKKIICMHGGIGRSIHSVEQIEKIERPITMDAGSIILMDLLWSDPTENDSIEGLRPNARGPGLVTFGPDRVTDFCKKNKLQLIIRAHECVMDGFERFAQGQLITLFSATNYCGTANNAGAILVVGRGLVVVPKLIHPLPPPLQSPETSPERVMDDTWMQELNIQRPPTPTRGRPQPDLDRSSLAYI, from the exons ATGGGATCGAAGCCATGGCTGCACCCGGCTCCTACTTATCGTCCGTTGGAGACATACTGGGACACAGATGAAGATGCTCCTGGTCCTCGATGTGGTCACACTTTAACTGCTGTTGCCGCCACCAATACTCACGGCCCTAGACTCATTCTCTTTGGCGGCGCCACCGCCATTGAAGGCGGCGGTTCTTCCTCTGCTCCTGGCATCA GATTAGCTGGAGTTACTAATTCAGTTCATTCCTATGATGTTCTCACTAGGAAATGGACACG AATGCGACCTGCTGGAGAACCACCGTCCCCCAGGGCTGCGCACGCGGCAGCTGCAGTTGGTACTATGGTTGTCTTTCAG GGTGGGATAGGTCCTGCTGGGCATTCTACTGATGATCTCTATGTGCTGGATTTGACcaatgataaatttaaatggCACCG AGTGGTAGTTCAAGGACAAGGTCCTGGGCCTCGTTATGGTCATGTAATGGACTTGGTTGCACAGCGATTCCTAGTAACCGTCAGTGGCAACGACG GGAAAAGAGTTCTATCTGATGCATGGGCTTTGGATACTGCCCAGAAGCCATATGCATGGCAGCGATTAAATCCTGAAGGCGATAGACCTACTGCTAGAAT GTATGCAACAGCTAGTGCCCGTTCAGATGGCATGTTCTTGCTTTGTGGTGGAAGAGACTCCTCTGGCATG GCACTCGGTGATGCTTATGGGCTTTTAATGCATAGAAATGGTCAGTGGGAGTGGACTCTAGCACCTGGGGTATCTCCTTCACAGAGGTATCAGCATGCTGCG GTTTTTGTTGGTGCGCGATTACACGTTACAGGAGGTGTCCTGAAAGGGGGGCGTTCCGTAGAAAGTGAAGCAGCTGTTGCAG TGTTGGACACTGCTGCTGGAGTCTGGCTGGATAAAAATGGGCTTGTAACTTCACCAAAAACTAGCAAGGGTCATGTTGAATATGATTCTTCTTTGGAGCAAATGCGTCGTTGTCGTCATGCAGCTGCTTCTGTTGGTGTTCGCATATATGTTTATGGCGGTCTAAGAGGAG ATGTGCTGCTAGATGATTTTCTGGTTGCAGAAAATTCACAATTTCAGTCAGACATTAACTCTTCTGTATTAACATCCGAGAGAGCCTCAACTATAACAAGTGCCAGAATAAATCATTCTAGTTTAAATCCTTATGATACAATTACAGATGGTGGACTAGAGTTCCCTTCATCTGGTGGTATCAG CATGGACAAAAATTCAATGGAGAAACTTAGGGAGGCTTCTGCTGCTGAAGCTGAGGTAGCTAATGCTGTCTGGCAAGCTGCTCAAGCAGCATCTACCAATTCTGCTGAAGAAACATCTGCATCTGACGACAACTCACAAGCTGCAGAAGCAACTTCAGATGGCAGTGACACTGAGGCTGACGTTCGCCTTCATTCTAGAGCT GTTGTGGTTGCTAAAGAGGCTGTCGGGAGCCTTGGTGGGCTGGTTAGGCAGTTGTCGCTAGACCAGTTTGAAAATGAAAGCAGACGAATGATTCCTATGAATACAGACACGCCATATCCTGCGAGAAAGTTCGCTAGGCAAAAGTCTCCTCAGGGCTTGCATAAGAAG ATTATTTCTACATTGCTTAGACCTCGGAATTGGAAAGCTCCTGCTAACAGGAGATTCTTCCTGGATTCTTACGAAGTTGGCGAGCTATGTTATGCTGCTGAACAGATCTTCATGCATGAGCCCACTGTTCTTCAATTGAAAGCTCCGGTTAAAGTTTTTGGTGATCTTCATGGGCAGTTTGGTGATTTGATGCGTCTGTTTGATGAATATGGATTTCCTTCCACTGCAGGAGATATTAC CTACATTGACTACTTATTTTTGGGAGACTATGTTGATCGAGGGCAGCACAGTTTGGAAACtataactttgcttctagctCTGAAG ATTGAATACCCTGAGAATGTTCATCTGATCCGTGGCAACCATGAAGCTGCTGACATAAATGCTCTCTTTGGGTTTCGTCTTGAATGCATTGAGAGAATG GGGGAGAGCGATGGTATATGGGCATGGACACGTTTCAATCAACTTTTCAACTTTCTCCCACTTGCTGCACTTAtcgaaaagaaaataatttgtatGCACGGTGGCATAGGAAGATCTATTCACTCGGTGGAGCAGATAGAGAAGATAGAAAGGCCCATAACGATGGATGCTGGATCTATAATTCTAATGGATTTATTATG GTCTGATCCAACAGAAAATGATAGCATAGAGGGTTTGAGACCAAATGCTAGAGGGCCTGGTCTTGTCACTtttggg CCTGATCGTGTTACAGACTTCTGTAAAAAGAATAAGTTACAGCTGATTATTAGAGCGCATGAATGTGTTATGGATGGGTTCGAACGGTTTGCTCAAGGTCAATTGATAACCCTTTTCTCAGCAACCAACTATTGTG GAACTGCAAACAATGCTGGAGCTATACTAGTGGTTGGCAGGGGTTTGGTGGTGGTCCCGAAATTGATTCATCCCTTGCCACCACCTCTTCAGTCACCTGAGACATCTCCAGAACGTGTCATGGATGATACGTGGATGCAG GAGCTTAACATCCAAAGACCGCCAACTCCAACACGGGGTCGGCCACAACCTGACCTTGACCGGAGCTCACTTGCATATATATGA
- the LOC8287207 gene encoding SOSS complex subunit B homolog, translated as MYVHGGGSMTYLKDIVPSAQTNINTQLILLDKGRITMEGQNKTCLALAADETAAVHFQLWGEECDAFEPGDIIRLANGIFSYNRNNLVLRAGKRGSIEKVGEFTMAFVETPNMSEIRWVPDPNNSKKYVQEAVISTHSRIFPRLD; from the coding sequence ATGTATGTGCATGGAGGAGGAAGCATGACATATCTAAAAGACATAGTACCATCAGCTCAAACCAACATAAACACACAGTTGATACTTTTGGACAAAGGCAGGATAACAATGGAAGGGCAAAACAAGACATGCTTGGCCTTGGCGGCTGATGAGACAGCAGCCGTTCACTTCCAGTTGTGGGGCGAGGAGTGTGATGCTTTTGAGCCTGGAGACATTATTCGCTTAGCCAATGGTATTTTCTCATACAATAGGAACAATCTTGTTTTGAGGGCAGGGAAAAGAGGGTCCATAGAGAAAGTCGGAGAATTTACTATGGCATTTGTGGAGACACCTAATATGAGTGAGATTCGTTGGGTTCCTGACCCTaataattctaagaaatacGTGCAAGAGGCTGTTATTTCTACCCATTCCCGTATTTTTCCTCGGTTAGATTAA